ACAGGAAATTTCCCGCTTTAAGATGGCTCAAGGCTAGCGAATATATGGCAGTAGGCTGTCATACAATGTTGCATAAGATTGTATAAGATTGCATAGATGAGATGGTTACTAGATTCGAACTGCTTAGGGTATTTGCCTTCAGCCCAAGCCCTGACTGAGTGCCTGGAAACATAGAAAAACGCATCAGCGATAGGTAAGACCATGAGCAATGATTGCTGGAATCAAATAGGCGTATGGGGCGATCGCACTTGCCCAGAATTAGCCAACTTTACCCATTGCCGCAATTGCTCGGTCTATGCCAAGGCCGGACGTGGATTGCTAGAGCGCGCAGTCACCACAGCATATATGCAGGAATGGACAAATCTGCTAGCCAAGCCTAGTGCTGAACGCGGGGGGCAACGATCGGGCGAAACGATCGCAGTGGCAATTTTTCGATTGGGACGCGAATGGCTAGCACTGCCCGCGAACCTATTTAAGCAAGTAACATCGCCGGAGCCGGTGCATATCCTGCCCCATCGCAGCAATCAAATTTTGCGCGGTATTGTCAATGTGCGCGGTCAGCTATTGTTATGCATCTCCTTGGCCGATCTGTTGCATGTGGAAAAAGCGACCCCGACGATCGCTAATAGTTCCATCGCTAAAACCACGACCACTGACGTAGCGATCAGTAAAGATGTCAGCCCGATCGTATATCGGCGCTTGCTGGTAATTGCCCAACAGGGTGAAGACTGGGCCTTTGAGGTGGACGAATTTTATGGCATTCAACGATTTGCCAGCGAAGAACTGCGATCGGCGCCGACAGTGGTAGCCTCAGCCACCGAGACCTATACCCGCTGCATTGTACCCTGGCAAGCTAGAAACGTTAACTATCTGGATGCACAACGGCTATTGCAGACCTTAACCGAAAAAATCCTATGACCAGCGACACACCAGATTGGAGCAATTTTTCCATGTTGGAGTTGTTCCGCATGGAGGTAGAAAGCCAGGTGGCAATTCTGGTGGAATGCCTATTGGCACTAGAGCACTGTGGCCAGTCAGATAGTTGCGATCGCGCTGAAATTGACAAAATGCTAGAGTCGCTGATGCGGGCGGCTCATTCAATTAAGGGGGCAGCTCGGATTGTGCAAATTGAAGCGGCGGTGGAAATTGCCCATCGGCTTGAAGATTGTTTTGTGGCTGCCCAAAAAGGTCTATTTCATCTCGATTCTGAGCGCGTTGATATTTTGCTCAATGGGGTAGATTTACTCGCTCAAATTGGTCGTCTAGAAGAAGCTGAATTAACTACCTGGTGCGTCGATCATCAAAAAGTAGTCGAAGGGCAAACTGCCGCGATCGCCGCAATTACTAGCGCGCCATTAATACCAGAATCATCTACCCCAGCTACTCAGGCTCCCCCAACCACAGATGCGCCAACGATTTCACCCAGTGATGTACCGCAATCTACTCCATCTCCACCCACGATCGCCCTGGAACCAAACCCAACTGAAAGCCAATCCCATCAACCTCCCCAGCCGCAGACCAGCCAGCAATCGAGCCAGCCAGCCAGCCAGCAAGTAGCGATCGAAAATCCAGTTACACCCACCACCGCCAAACCCACCATTCCCGATCGGGTAGTGCGCATCAGCGCCGACAACCTCAATCAACTGATGGCATTAGCTGGTGAATCACTGGTAGAGGTCAATTGGCTGCAACCATTTTCTGATTCTTTATTGCAACTCAAACGTCGTCAGCAGGAACTATCCCGCCGTCTCGAAAATTTTCAGTCGGTGCTTGCTGATGTCAGCCTAAATCCCAGCGTTGCCCAATCTCTGGGTGAAATGCAACAAAAGTCCCGCGATTGCCATGAATTATTGAGCGATCGCCTGAATGATCTAGAACTGTTCTCCCGCCGCTTTACCAATTTATCTGACAACCTCTACCGGGAAGTAATTGCCAGTCATATGCGTCCCTTTGGTGATGGCGTGCAGGGGTTTCCGCGCATGATCAGAGACCTGGCTAAGCAATTGGGCAAACAAGCACGTCTAGAAATTAGCGGCCAGTCCACCCAGGTGGATCGGGATATTTTAGACAGGCTGGAAGCACCGATCACCCAGATGCTGCGTAATGCGATCGCCCACGGGATTGAAGCCCCTGCCGCCCGCCTGGCAACTGGCAAACCAGAAATCGGCACAATTCGCCTAGCCGCCACCCATCGTGCTGGCATGTTAGCAATTACGGTGGAAGACGATGGTTGTGGCATCGACCTGGATCAGTTGCGGCAATCGATCGCTGCCAAAAAACTGGCCAACGCCGATGTGATTGACCGCCTTTCCGAAACAGAACTAATGGAATTTTTATTCTTGCCGGGATTTACCACTACTGAGCACATTACCGAAATTGCCGGACGCGGGTTTGGTCTTGATATTGCCAAAAGTATGGCTCAAGAGGTGGGTGGCTTCCTGCGTGCCTTCACCCAAGCTGGCCAGGGCACCACCTTTCGCTTCCAATTACCCTTAACCCTGTCGGTAATTCGAGCTTTGCTGGTGGAAATTGCTGGCGAAGTCTATGCCTTTGGACTCACCCGCATCGATCGGGTGTTAACCATCCAGCGAGAAGCCATCTTCGTGGCCGAAAATCGCCAGTATATTGTAGTAGACGAACAAAATATCGGCCTGGTCTCTGCTGGTCAGGTTCTGGAATTGCCAGATCCAGGGCGCGAAGAAAGCTCGCTATTGTCAGTCGTGGTGATCGAAGATCAATCCGATCGCTATGGCCTAGTCGTCGATCGCTTTTTGGGGGAGCGGGATCTGGTTGTCCGTCCCCTCGATCCGCGCCTGGGCAAAGTCAAAAACATTAGTGCCGCCTCGTTGATGGGCAATGGCTCACCTTTGCTAATCATTGATACTGCCGATCTGGTGCGATCGATTGATAATTTAATTTCCGGTGGCAATCTCAATTTAATTGGCAATGATGAAGCGGCAGCCACCGAACGCGATCGGCAACGGGTTTTAGTCGTAGATGACTCGATTACGGTGCGGGAAATGGAACGCAAACTACTCCAAAATAATGGCTATGAGGTTGATGTTGCCGTCAATGGCGTAGAAGCATGGAATGCGGTGCGCATGAGCAACTACGACCTGGTGATTTCTGATATTGATATGCCGCGCATGAATGGGATTGAATTAGTAGAGCAGATTAAATCCCACCCAAAGTTAAAATCTATTCCCACCATTATTGTGTCTTATAAGGATCGAGAGGAAGATAAGATCGCTGGCCTTAAAGCTGGTGCAAATTATTACCTCACCAAAAGCAGCTTTCATGATGACAGCTTAATTAATGCAGTTGTAGACTTGATTGGCAAGTCTTAGCGGCGGACTCTGTACTTGTTTCAAGCGCCGGGGCAATAACTATCATAATGCTTCTGAACCTTAGCTCATACCGCGACTGCTAAACTAGATTTATCTTGCCTAGAAATTCAATCGCCATGACCATTACAACCAAACCAGTGCCTAGCCTGGCAGAATTTCTACAACTCCCCGAAACCAAGCCAGCCAGCGAATATATCAACGGTGCGATCGTTGCCAAGCCCATGCCGAAAGGAAAGCATAGTCGATTGCAACTCAAGCTATGTAATTGGATTAACGAAATTGCGGAAAGCCAGAAAAAAGCTTATGCTTTGCCAGAGTTGCGCTGTAGTTTTGGCAGCCGATCGATTGTCCCTGATATTGCCGTGTTCAAATGGTCGCGGCTTCCCTTTGATGTTGATGGAGAGATACCCAATGATTTTTTATTGCCCCCCGATTGGATGATTGAGATTCTCTCCCCCGAACAAAGTTCAAATCGAGTGATTGATAATATTCTTTATAGCCTAGACCATGATTGCCAATTAGGTTGGTTAATCGATCCCACCGATCGCTCTATTTTAGTCTTCCTTCCAGATCAGCAACCAGAATTGTGGCGCGGTAGCGATCGCCCGCCTGGACTAGCCCAAATCCCACTGGAGTTGAGCGTAGAGCAAATTTTTAGTTGGTTGAAAATGTTAGATGCTTAGATGCCTAGGCTTCGGATTTTACTACAGCGATCGCTTGTGCCAATAACCTGTAATATCCGGGCTAAAATTTGCCCCATCTTCAAAATTGCCCGCATATGTTAAAAATTGCCATTGTGAACGATACCATGATTGCGATCGAAGCGATGCGCCGCGTCATTGCCACGATTGCCGATTATCAAATTGTTTGGATCGCCCGTGATGGCAGCGAAGCGGTTGCTAAATGTGCTAGCTCCTGCCCAGATTTAATCTTGATGGATTTGCATATGCCCAAAATGGATGGGGTCGCCGCCACCCGCCAAATCATGCAACAAAGCCCCTGCTCAATCCTGATTGTGACTGCCACGGTTCATGCCAATACCGCCAAGGTGTTTGAGGCTATGGGGTATGGTGCTTTAGATGTAGTGCGAACGCCGATCTTGGGTCTGCAAGGGCAACCCGCCGTCGCTCCAGATCTGCTGCATAAAATCGCCACGATCGCTAAACTGATTGGCAAATCACGCAGCTCCAAGCCTAACAATCCAAATCTGCCCAACCGATCGCCGCTTGCTGTACCTCGCAGCGCTGGGCAACTGCCCCCTTTAATTGCGATTGGCGCATCCACTGGCGGCCCCAATGCCCTGGCAAGTATTTTGTCTGAGCTACCCCAGAATTTTGAAGCGGCGATCGTGGTGGTTCAGCATATCGATGCCCAATTTACACCCGGTTTGGGGCAATGGCTAAATCAGCAAACGCCTTTAACCGTGGAATTGGCGATCGCTGGCACTCAACCCACCGCCGGCAAAGTATTATTAGCAGCAACCAACGAACATTTGGTGCTCAAGTCCGATCGTCGGCTTTACTATACCAAGCAACCCAGCCACTATATTCATTGTCCATCGGTGGATGTATTGTTTAGCAGCCTGGCCCAGCACTGGACCAGAGCAGGAATAGGCCTGTTGCTCACTGGTATGGGCAAGGATGGGGCCGAAGGGTTAAGTTTATTACGTCGATCTGGATGGCACACGATCGCCCAAGATCAAGCTAGTTGTGTGGTTTATGGCATGCCCAAAGCAGCGATCGAGGCGGGGGCAGCCGTTGAAGTTCTACCAATCGAGGCGATCGGCGCTGTCCTACGCAACCGAAAAGTCATCACCCCTTAACTTCGACTCCTATGTTTAGCTGCATAATTTTAGTAAAACTACTGCATATCTCACATTAACCCACATTAACCCACAAAATAGTATCGCCATAGACATATTTATCCCACAGACAGATGTCTGGTTTGACTATTATATTCAGCATATATACTCGTATGCTACTGGCATAGTAGTGGGGCAAAATGGCTGATTGCAGCCTTTCGCTACTTAGTCAAAAGATTTATAAATGTAAATTAGAGTAGGGATTTAGCCCATACCTGCTGACTTACCTTGTAATTGCCAATCCAAATAATTATTCAGTCATAATCAGTCATAATTAGTCATAATTATTCAGTAATTAGTGCCGATCGAGGAACTACCAAAATTTTGCCTAGTTTGATTCGAGCATAATTATGCTGCTATTTCTGGTTTTTGCCCGTGGAATTGATAAAGCCTATTTAATATTATATTTGTTTTGGAATACTTAACTTGTGAAAGTTACTAACTAATTCGCCAAATACTTTCGTCTCTTTGCTAGGTAAGGGCGATCGCATAACATCGCATAATTAAATGCTTTTTAGATACTTTGATGTCATAGGGCAATTTTTATTTGGATGAAGTATGCATACACTTGCAATCGTTAGCTTTTAAAAATCGAGCATTCAAACGCCATAGAAATAATATACAAATAATTTACTATATACATCAATCAACCATATTAATTAATGTATATTGTTTGATCTAATTTTGGCATATTTTATTAATGTGGGTATTCTTTGATTAGGAGCATCTTATCTACTAGCACCTTTATCAATAGACGGAAATTGAGGACATGAATTCTCCTGATGCCATAGAGCCCAGCAACAACCTGACTGAACCAGCGATCGCGGTTAACAATTTGTCTTATAGCCAAGACGGTAACGCCTCAGCCACTGCAGTAGCCCAGCAAACTTTAGCTCGCAGCAGCCAAGCCGTGGTGGTGTTGCTAGTTGATGATCAACCAATTGTGGCCGAGTCGATTCGCCGCTTGTTGGCATCGGAACCTGATATTCAATTTCATTACTGTGGCGATGTCCAAAAAGTAATTCCCACGGCAATTCAACTAGCCCCGACGATTATTTTGCAAGATCTGGTGATGCCCGATGCCGATGGGCTGATGTTGGTCAAGTTTTTTCGCGCCAATCCAGCTCTCAGCAAAATCCCGGTGGTGATTCTCTCTACTAAAGACGAAGCAACCGCCAAGGCTGAAGCCTTTGCCCATGGCGCTAATGATTATTTGGTCAAACTGCCCGATCCGATCGAACTAGTTGCCAGAATCCGCTACCATTCTGCTGCCTACGTCAATTTGTTGAAAGGAGAAGAAGCCGATCGCACCCTGGCATATAACAAAGAGTTAGAACAGCGCGTTGACGATCGCACCGCCGAACTGCAGCAAACCTTAAAGAATCTCAAGCAAACTCAAGCCCAAATGGTGCATAACGAAAAAATGTCTAGTTTGGGACAATTGGTCGCTGGTATTGCCCATGAAATCAATAATCCAATCAATTTTATCTATGGCAATATCAAACATGTAAAAGCATATGTCAACGATCTATCAGAGATGGTTCGCCTTTACCAGGAGCACTACTCTGAGCCCGTCTTACCGATTCTTGAAAAAAGCGCAAGTATTGACATAGAATTTATTAATCAAGATTTGCCAAAGCTTCTAATATCCTTGGATACAGGGGTTGAGCGAATCCGTAATCTGGTGCTTGGCTTGCGTAACTTTGCGCGTCACGACGAAAGCCCAGTCAAAGCAATTGATATTCACGAAGGGATCGATAGCACCCTTTTGATTCTGAAGCACAAAATTGATGACATTGAAATTGTCAAAGACTATGGCGATCTCCCCCTAGTTGAATGCTGTGCCAGTCAGATCAATCAAGTATTTATGAATATTCTGGCCAATGCGGCTGATGCACTAGATGAAGCGAGGGAAGTAGGGAAACAGCCCCAGCCCAAAATTACAATTCGCACCGCCAAGCAAGAATCAGACCAGATTACGATCGAATTGAGCGATAATGGCATAGGCATTCCACCAGAAGTGCAACAACTCATCTTCGATCCGTTCTTTACCACCAAAATTGTAGGGGAGGGCACTGGCTTAGGTCTTTCAATTAGCCATCAAATTGTAGTCGATAAACATAAGGGTAAATTGGATTGTATCTCGGCAATTGGGAATGGAACTACTTTTCGGATTGAGCTGCCCACTTCATTCCAAATTGAGCAAGATTCTTAATTGGCCACCCATGTAATCCTTAGGAATGAGACTAGAATTACAGCGTAAAATGATTGGCAGAACCCCAAGTGAGTAGGACAAGATTACAAGATGAAAGGTGCGAGCATAGATTTATAATTTATAACTGTAAGGGGAGCTTGAATCGCCGATGCTAATGTTAATTTTTCAGGCTGGTGACGAACGCTACGCTCTGGCGACGGATCAGGTGGTAGAGGTGGTGCCGATGGTGATCCTGCGGCAGTTGCGCCACGCTCCTGACTACATCGCTGGAGCCTTCAACTACCAAGGGCAAGTTGTTCCGGTGCTTGATTTGAATTATTTGCTCAATGGAGCTAACAGTCGCCCTTTTTTAAGTACGCGGATCATATTAACCAATTTTGCTAATCATGAGGGCGATCGCCACATCTTAGGGCTAATGGCAGAGCGTGTTACCCAAACAATTGAACTGGCAGAAACTGACCTGGTTGATGCTGGTTACCACACCCTTGATACACCTTATTTGGGCAAGATGACGTTGAGTCAAACAGACATGATTCAATGCATTCAGGTGGAGCAACTATTGCCATTAGTGGCGAAAGACAATCTGTTTTTAGCTTTAGAGGGCAGTAAGGTTGACTAATTCAGCTAACACAATTAATCCAGATAGAGGAGCGCGGTTAAAGATCAAACAGTTGCTAGGCAAGCGGATTGGCCTCAACCCTGACTCAATTGGTGACAAGGCGATCGCCAGGGCAATTGACCAGCGCTTGCACCTGCTGGGGATTGAGAATCCACATAAGGATACTCGGTACTATCAATATTATCAATTGTTGCTAACTTCTGCGACGGAGTTTGAAGCCCTGGTTGAATGTGTGATCATTCCTGAAACCTATTTTTTCCGGGGTCGTCAATCCTTCACATTCCTAGAGCGTTATGTTCGCCAGGAATGGTTGCCAAAGCATAGCCATAGAAGTTTGCGCGTGCTAAGTGTTCCTTGTTCTACGGGTGAGGAGCCATATTCGATTGCAATTACACTGGCAAAAGCGGGTTTAAGTCCGGAGCGGGTGCAAATTGAGGCGATTGATATCAGTCGTCAATCGCTTGTAAAAGCTGAACGGGCGATTTATACAGATTATTCATTTCGGCAACAGTTCCTTACCGATCGCCAAGCCTATTTCCATCAGGTGCCAGAAGGTTATCAACTGTGCAATTCAATGCGTCGCTGCGTCAAGTTTGAACATAGTAATTTGCTAGATCCCTGGTTCGCCCTAGAACGTCAACCCTACGATCTCATTTTTTGTCGTAACTTGTTGATCTATTTCCATGCTGCTGCCCGCACCAAAGCAACTCAAGTTTTAGACCAATTGTTGATCGATCAGGGTCTATTATTTGTCGGCTATGCTGAGACAACCCAGATAGACCATCGCAAATTTGTGTCGGTGGGACATTCCCTGACCTTTGCCTACCAAAAAGCTCAAAGAGCAAAAAAAGCAAGTGCTACCAGCCCCAGGCCAGCTCATAAAAACCGCGATCGGCTGCTTGATGCTCCATCCCCGATCCTCAAAAGCAAGACTGCTCAACCAGCAACCAACCTGGCCAACAAGACTAAAAAGGAACAGTTAGTTAAATCAACCGCCCTTGACGATCGCATAGCGGAGCCCAAATCAGACCCCAATGATCAAGCCGATAACCTATTGCAAACTGCGAGAAGTTTGGCCGATGTGGGACAACTCGCCGCCGCCGCTGAACTTTGTCAAGCATACTTGAGCCAGAATCCGATCTGTGCCCATGCCTATGTGTTATATGGAGAGATTTTGCAAGCAATCGGCAAAGATGAGCAAGCAGAGGAATGTTGGCAAAAGGCGCTCTATTTACAGCCAGATTATTATGAAGCACTGGTGCACCTAGCCTTATTAAAGGAGCAAAGGGGCGATCGCCTCGGTGCAGCAGTTATTTTTCAAAGAATTTGCGTAAATGTGCGCTTCGGATCGGAGTAGGTGTCATTTTTAAAAAAGGAATGCACCCCAAAAGAAATTAAATCCAAATTATCCCAGCAATTAGCCCGACGGCTCATACTAGTGGATATACCAGCATGTTTGAGCGCAGATTGGTAATTTGGTAATCGGTAATCAATCAGTAATCAGCACGGGCACACTGCGAACCACGGTCAGAATGAAAGAGCAAGCCATTGGTTGAGGGTATGCGCTACCTCCAGAGCAGCCGCTAAAGCCGTCGCACTCTACACATCATGGCAACTAGCTTAAATCGAATCAAGTTAAAGAGGAGCTTTGCCAGGAACTTGATAACAGTTTTCGTCCCAGTTCAATATCTTTACTCGAGCTTTGCCAATCAGGATGTGCTGTCCTTAAAAGGCTCTCAATCGTCTCACGATCGAACAGATGCCAGACCAATGCGCCCTGTTTGATTTGGCCAGACTGATTTTCGATTACACTCTCAATGGCATAGCAATCAATGCTGAGGCAATAGATTAAGCAGGTAGTAGCAGCGCGATCGAAAACCAGCCGATCGCCAACCTGCATAGTGCGAAAATTAATGATTGCCTGTTTAAACTCTTGGGGTGAGTTGACTACCAAGCCTGGTACTGGCGTAATATACTGCCGATCGCCATTGATTGCCAGCCAGTAATGTCTGGTTGGATCAATGCCCTCAAGCCAAACTGACTCATCATCAAGACGGTATCGGGGTGCAATAACAAGAGGATTGGTCATAGGTGCTGGATTAGGGCATTAGGGTAGCAGTGGCAAATATTAAGCTTCTCGCATAAACATTTCACCCAAATGATCAAGCTAATAGAACCAAAGCTGCAATCTCGTAATCATAGACAACAGGTCAGTATGGGAGGTTAGGGAGTAAAAGATCTATAAGCCTAACCCTAGTTTAAGCAAAACTCGCCAATTCATCCATCCCTAGAGGTACAAACTTAGCAGGTATAAATCCAACCTAAGTCAGATTATGTCGGCGATCGCTGCTGTTAGGTTTAGTCAGAGCCTAATATTAAGGTCAGTCTAGCTCAAATTAGAATAAAGGTATTTCCTAATTCATTGCCTAATTCAGGGATGATTAATATCAATCACCGATTGAGAGTCTATTATTAGGATGGGCAAGGCATGAAGAGCTAAACTGCATTTTATTTTTGTCAATTATATATTGATGTATATGTTGCATATGTAATGTATGTGAATGAAAAATCATATGTACAACTGCAATAAGGTAATACCATCTGTAAAGCTTGTAACGGGGTGAATTTATGGCTGCTAGTGCTGAGCCTGGATTTAATATTTCTCAGCCATGCCAGGTGATAGAAGCGTGGCTGTCGCAGTTTAATCAATACTAGTATTTATGGCAAAATTAAATATTAAATGTTGAAACGATCGGGTCATGCAGTATGATGCAGTGGCCTTAACTTTTTATGATTTAAGTTTGTAATGCTAGAGCTTAGCTGTACTTAAAGCTTTACTTGGAAAAGACAAGTTAATCCAAATGGCGATCGTAATTGGAAGGCTAAAGACATCCTACTAATATGTTTTATGTTTTGCTTTGCTATTTGATAAAGCTTGATTGAGGTAGTAATTAAGCTGATCAGCTATTGGAGTTAGCGATTAAGTATTAAGGCAGAACTAAGATCCGCAGCATTATCCTGGCTAGATGCTAGTATTTCCAGAAGGATAAGTGGCAGATATCACAAGAAGAGAAAACAGAGAAATAAGCAGAAGAAGTTAGATATAATGACCCCGACAGAGAAAACAATCCCATTTTATGGGAGAGAAATTAATTTAAAAATGGGACTGATTGCCCCCCAGGCTGGTGGCTCAGTGTTAGTTAGCTGCGGTGAGACAGCAGTTCTGGTGACAGCAACTAGAGGTTCAGCTCGTGATGGGATCGATTTTTTACCCCTTTTAGTTGATTACGAAGAGCGCCTCTATGCAGTAGGCAGAATCCCCGGTGGTTTTCTGCGCCGCGAAGGACGACCACCAGAAAAGGCAGTGTTAACCTGTCGCTTGATCGATCGCCCGATGCGCCCGCTATTTCCCAATTGGTTGCGCGATGATATTCAAATTGTAGCTACAACGATGGCTCTGGATGAGCAAGCACCACCGGATGTTCTGGGGGTGACCGGGGCTTCGCTGGCAGCACAAATTGCCGGATTGCCCTTTAATGGGCCAATGGCTGGGGTGCGGGTTGGCCTGGTGGGTGATGAGTTTATTATTAATCCTACCTATGCTGAGGTAGAAAATGGCGATCTCGATCTGGTGGTAGCTGGTACGCCAGAAGGGATTGTGATGGTGGAAGCTGGTGCCAATCAGTTGCCGGAGCAGGACATGATCGAGGCGATCGAGTTTGGCTATGAGGCCGTCACTGAATTAATCAATGTTCAAAATGAGGTTTTGAAAGACCTGGGGATTGAAAAAGTAGAAATTGTGCCCCCAGAAGTCGATCCTACTCTGGCTGATTTTATCCAAGATCGCGCCAGCGAAAAAGTCACCAAAATTATCAGTAGCTTCGAGAAAGTGAAGCCTGTACGTGATGATGCCCTAGATGCGGTCAAGGCAGAGCTAGAAGCAGAGATTGCTGAACTCCCTGAAGATGATTCAATCAGGCTAGCCGCTACTGGTAAAGCGTTGGGCAATGCCTATAAGAGCTTGACCAAGAAACTGATGCGCAAGCAGATCATTGAAGAAAGTGTGCGGATTGATGGCCGCAAGCTAGACGAAGTCCGACCCGTTGATACAATGGTGTCATTGTTACCGCGCGTACATGGCAGTGCTTTGTTTAATCGCGGCCTTACGCAAGTGCTTTCGATCGCTACTCTGGGTACTCCTTCCGATGCTCAGGATCTAGATGATTTGCATCCCGATGAGTCGAAGCGATATTTGCATCACTACAATTTCCCGCCCTACTCAGTGGGTGAGGCACGGCCGATGCGATCGCCAGGCCGCCGAGAAATTGGTCATGGGGCGTTGGCAGAACGGGCAATTTTGCCGATTTTGCCCGGTGGCGAGTTTCCCTATGTGTTGCGGGTCGTATCCGAGGTAACGTCTTCTAATGGTTCTACTTCGATGGGTTCGGTTTGTGCTTCGACCTTGGCATTGATGGATGCTGGGGTGCCGATCGCCAAGCCGGTCAGTGGTGTAGCGATGGGCTTAATTAAAGAAGGCGAAGAAGTGCGTGTCCTGACCGATATCCAGGGGATTGAAGATTTTCTGGGGGATATGGATTTCAAGGTGGCTGGGACTGATGCTGGTATTACTGCCCTGCAAATGGACATGAAGATCACTGGCATTGCGATCGATACGATCAAGGATGCGATCATTCAGGCCAAGGCTGGACGCTTGCATATTCTGGAAAAAATGCTAGCGGTGTTGCCAGAACCAAGGCCAGAAATCTCGCCCAATGCACCACGTATTCTGACCATGCAAATCAACCCGGATCAAATTGGTTTGGTAATTGGCCCTGGTGGTAAAACAATCAAGGGGATCGTGGAAGAAACTGGCGCTAAGGTTGATATTAACGACGATGGCACAGTTACGATCGCCTCGGTTGAGTCGGCAGGTGCAAAGCAGGCGATGCGGATCATTGAGGGGATGACCAAGCAGGTTTCTCCCGGTGATGTGTTTATGGGCAAGGTAACCCGAATTATTCCGATCGGTGCCTTTGTAGAGTTCCTGCCCGGTAAAGAAGGCATGGTGCATATTTCCCAGCTAGCTGAAGGACGGGTTGGCAAAGTTGAAGATGAGGTGAACGTGGGCGATGAGGTGATTATTAAGATCCGCGAGATCGATCAACGCGGTCGCTATAATCTCACTCGCTTGGGCATTCATCCAGAGCAAGCCGCTGCTGCTAGGGGCGGAGATAAAGAAGAAGAATCCTGAATCCAGAGTGCTTGGCTAGTTGAGATCGAGCTAAGTTTAAATAAGCAAAACCAACTACGTTAGCTGCAAATCCGGTAGGATAGAAGGTGATAGGGCAGCGGAAAAATGGAGCATATGATAGTCATCTTTGATGGTAATTACGATGCTCTGGATAACCTATAGTTATTGCTCTTAGCACTCATTCCAGTTAATCCTACCTAAGCCTATGCTTACCTCCGACCTGGCTAATCAAAATGCTCAAAATGCTCAGGATTGGCGATCGCTAGCCCAGCAGTTTGCCCAAATTGTTGGCGATCGTTATGTGGTGCGCACCCAGGAAGAGTTGATTGCCTATGAGTGCGATGGATTAACCAGTTATAAGC
The sequence above is a segment of the Pseudanabaena sp. PCC 7367 genome. Coding sequences within it:
- a CDS encoding chemotaxis response regulator protein-glutamate methylesterase, with the protein product MLKIAIVNDTMIAIEAMRRVIATIADYQIVWIARDGSEAVAKCASSCPDLILMDLHMPKMDGVAATRQIMQQSPCSILIVTATVHANTAKVFEAMGYGALDVVRTPILGLQGQPAVAPDLLHKIATIAKLIGKSRSSKPNNPNLPNRSPLAVPRSAGQLPPLIAIGASTGGPNALASILSELPQNFEAAIVVVQHIDAQFTPGLGQWLNQQTPLTVELAIAGTQPTAGKVLLAATNEHLVLKSDRRLYYTKQPSHYIHCPSVDVLFSSLAQHWTRAGIGLLLTGMGKDGAEGLSLLRRSGWHTIAQDQASCVVYGMPKAAIEAGAAVEVLPIEAIGAVLRNRKVITP
- a CDS encoding Uma2 family endonuclease is translated as MTITTKPVPSLAEFLQLPETKPASEYINGAIVAKPMPKGKHSRLQLKLCNWINEIAESQKKAYALPELRCSFGSRSIVPDIAVFKWSRLPFDVDGEIPNDFLLPPDWMIEILSPEQSSNRVIDNILYSLDHDCQLGWLIDPTDRSILVFLPDQQPELWRGSDRPPGLAQIPLELSVEQIFSWLKMLDA
- a CDS encoding chemotaxis protein CheW, which encodes MSNDCWNQIGVWGDRTCPELANFTHCRNCSVYAKAGRGLLERAVTTAYMQEWTNLLAKPSAERGGQRSGETIAVAIFRLGREWLALPANLFKQVTSPEPVHILPHRSNQILRGIVNVRGQLLLCISLADLLHVEKATPTIANSSIAKTTTTDVAISKDVSPIVYRRLLVIAQQGEDWAFEVDEFYGIQRFASEELRSAPTVVASATETYTRCIVPWQARNVNYLDAQRLLQTLTEKIL
- a CDS encoding hybrid sensor histidine kinase/response regulator, which produces MTSDTPDWSNFSMLELFRMEVESQVAILVECLLALEHCGQSDSCDRAEIDKMLESLMRAAHSIKGAARIVQIEAAVEIAHRLEDCFVAAQKGLFHLDSERVDILLNGVDLLAQIGRLEEAELTTWCVDHQKVVEGQTAAIAAITSAPLIPESSTPATQAPPTTDAPTISPSDVPQSTPSPPTIALEPNPTESQSHQPPQPQTSQQSSQPASQQVAIENPVTPTTAKPTIPDRVVRISADNLNQLMALAGESLVEVNWLQPFSDSLLQLKRRQQELSRRLENFQSVLADVSLNPSVAQSLGEMQQKSRDCHELLSDRLNDLELFSRRFTNLSDNLYREVIASHMRPFGDGVQGFPRMIRDLAKQLGKQARLEISGQSTQVDRDILDRLEAPITQMLRNAIAHGIEAPAARLATGKPEIGTIRLAATHRAGMLAITVEDDGCGIDLDQLRQSIAAKKLANADVIDRLSETELMEFLFLPGFTTTEHITEIAGRGFGLDIAKSMAQEVGGFLRAFTQAGQGTTFRFQLPLTLSVIRALLVEIAGEVYAFGLTRIDRVLTIQREAIFVAENRQYIVVDEQNIGLVSAGQVLELPDPGREESSLLSVVVIEDQSDRYGLVVDRFLGERDLVVRPLDPRLGKVKNISAASLMGNGSPLLIIDTADLVRSIDNLISGGNLNLIGNDEAAATERDRQRVLVVDDSITVREMERKLLQNNGYEVDVAVNGVEAWNAVRMSNYDLVISDIDMPRMNGIELVEQIKSHPKLKSIPTIIVSYKDREEDKIAGLKAGANYYLTKSSFHDDSLINAVVDLIGKS
- a CDS encoding hybrid sensor histidine kinase/response regulator; protein product: MNSPDAIEPSNNLTEPAIAVNNLSYSQDGNASATAVAQQTLARSSQAVVVLLVDDQPIVAESIRRLLASEPDIQFHYCGDVQKVIPTAIQLAPTIILQDLVMPDADGLMLVKFFRANPALSKIPVVILSTKDEATAKAEAFAHGANDYLVKLPDPIELVARIRYHSAAYVNLLKGEEADRTLAYNKELEQRVDDRTAELQQTLKNLKQTQAQMVHNEKMSSLGQLVAGIAHEINNPINFIYGNIKHVKAYVNDLSEMVRLYQEHYSEPVLPILEKSASIDIEFINQDLPKLLISLDTGVERIRNLVLGLRNFARHDESPVKAIDIHEGIDSTLLILKHKIDDIEIVKDYGDLPLVECCASQINQVFMNILANAADALDEAREVGKQPQPKITIRTAKQESDQITIELSDNGIGIPPEVQQLIFDPFFTTKIVGEGTGLGLSISHQIVVDKHKGKLDCISAIGNGTTFRIELPTSFQIEQDS